Proteins from one Physeter macrocephalus isolate SW-GA chromosome 16, ASM283717v5, whole genome shotgun sequence genomic window:
- the SC5D gene encoding lathosterol oxidase: MDLVLNAADYYFFTPYIYPATWPEDSIFRQAVSLLIITNLGAYILYFLFATLSYYFVYDHSLMKHPQFLKNQVYREIMHSVQSMPWISIPTVSVFLLEVRGYSKLYDSIEEFPYGWFRFIASVLSFLFFTDMLIYWIHRGLHHRLVYKHLHKPHHIWKIPTPFASHAFHPLDGFLQGLPYHIYPFIFPLHKVVYLGLYVLVNIWTISIHDGDFRVPHIFRPFINGSAHHTDHHMLFDYNYGQYFTLWDRIGGSFKNPSSFEGNGPLNYVKKMAEEKRNSHAVSGCKNEKLFNGEFTKTE, encoded by the exons ATGGATCTTGTACTCAATGCtgcagattattatttttttacaccATACATATATCCAGCCACATGGCCAGAGGACAGCATCTTCCGACAAGCTGTCAGTCTCCTGATTATAACAAATCTCGGTGCTTATATCCTTTATTTCTTATTCGCAACTCTGAGTTATTATTTTGTCTATGATCATTCATTAATGAAACacccacaatttttaaag AACCAAGTCTATCGAGAGATTATGCATTCTGTCCAGTCAATGCCATGGATAAGCATCCCCACGGTCTCAGTGTTCCTGCTAGAGGTGAGAGGTTACAGCAAACTATATGACAGCATAGAGGAGTTTCCATACG GCTGGTTTCGATTCATTGCTAGTGtactgtcctttctctttttcactgaCATGCTGATATACTGGATTCACAGAGGCCTTCATCATAGACTTGTATATAAG cACTTACACAAACCTCATCATATCTGGAAGATTCCAACTCCATTTGCAAGTCATGCTTTTCATCCTCTGGATGGCTTCCTTCAGGGTCTACCTTACCACATATACCCATTTATCTTCCCATTACACAAGGTAGTTTATTTAGGTTTGTATGTCTTGGTCAATATCTGGACAATTTCTATTCATGATGGTGATTTTCGTGTTCCCCATATCTTCAGGCCATTTATTAATGGCTCAGCTCATCATACAGACCACCACATGCTCTTTGACTATAACTATGGACAGTATTTCACATTGTGGGATAGAATTGGAGGCTCATTCAAAAATCCCTCCTCCTTTGAAGGGAACGGACCACTTAATTATGtgaagaagatggcagaagaaaagCGCAACAGCCATGCAGTAAGTggttgtaaaaatgaaaaattattcaatGGAGAGTTTACAAAGACTGAGTAG